Proteins from a genomic interval of Xanthomonas sp. AM6:
- a CDS encoding LysR family transcriptional regulator produces the protein MPSHPPIWDDLRVLLAVHRGKSFLAAGKALGIATSTVARRLQALERALGRPLIQRGSTGATIDADALGLIALAEHMELELEASRRAPDIRRVSGTVRVSASEGFSRPLARVLARVQHKHPALAFEISSESRLADLGRREADIAVRIARTTSAAVIEKFVGQARVAVFAARSYVERRLPGARLPSGLAAQHDWIAFDRTLDRLPTQQWMSAYGARRFVLRSTSPTALEEAVIAGMGLGVLGEAQGAALGLVRIETEALPPPVDVFLAFHREVKGVPRIRVVLRELEAEIRCALA, from the coding sequence ATGCCTTCCCATCCGCCCATTTGGGACGACCTGCGCGTCCTGCTTGCCGTTCATCGCGGCAAAAGTTTCCTGGCCGCAGGCAAAGCCCTGGGTATTGCGACCTCCACCGTCGCGCGCCGACTGCAGGCGCTCGAGCGCGCGTTGGGCCGGCCGCTCATCCAGCGGGGAAGCACGGGCGCCACGATAGACGCGGACGCGCTCGGCTTGATCGCCCTTGCCGAGCATATGGAGCTCGAGCTGGAGGCATCGCGTCGCGCTCCGGATATCAGACGCGTTTCAGGAACGGTTCGCGTGTCTGCGAGCGAGGGCTTCAGTCGTCCGCTCGCCCGCGTGCTTGCACGGGTGCAGCACAAGCATCCGGCGCTCGCGTTCGAGATCTCATCAGAGTCGCGCCTTGCGGATCTGGGTCGGCGCGAAGCCGACATCGCCGTCAGAATCGCGCGTACCACCTCGGCCGCGGTGATCGAGAAATTCGTGGGGCAGGCGAGGGTCGCCGTGTTTGCGGCTCGCAGCTATGTGGAACGGCGATTGCCGGGCGCGCGACTTCCCAGTGGCCTGGCTGCGCAGCATGACTGGATCGCTTTCGATCGCACGCTCGATCGCCTGCCGACGCAGCAGTGGATGAGCGCCTATGGGGCGAGGCGTTTCGTTCTGCGCTCGACATCGCCCACGGCGTTGGAGGAGGCCGTGATCGCGGGGATGGGGCTTGGTGTCCTCGGCGAGGCGCAGGGCGCAGCGCTTGGCCTGGTGCGCATCGAAACCGAAGCGCTGCCGCCGCCGGTGGACGTGTTCCTCGCGTTTCACCGGGAGGTGAAGGGCGTGCCCCGCATCCGGGTGGTGTTGCGCGAGCTCGAGGCCGAGATCCGGTGCGCGTTGGCGTGA